TTTCGTCGTCGCCAATACCAATATGCCGGGCATCGATCTCCTCGTAAAATTCAGCAGTCAGCAGTTAGCGGCTAGCGGTCAGCAAAGTTCGGAATGAACAGTCTGCCAGCCAACTCACCAAAGTAATTGCTCCCCGTCCTTGAACCTTCGTATTCTTCCTGTTCTTCCTGAAAGCTGATGGCTGATAGTTGAACGCTGTTCTTAAATCAGCTTCAGCTCGCGTAGCCGGGCCGCCAGTGTCGCAGCCTTTTCCTCCGGCGTATTTCCCTCGATCATCTCACACCTGGACTCCTTGACCGGGATAGAGACATCGGTGATCGCAACCCTGACGGCACCCGGACCGATTCTCTCCGGGTCGAGCCCGAGATCCGCCGCCTTCCAGACGGGGATCGTCTTCTTGGCAGCCGCCATAATATCCCTCAGCTTGGCGTAGCGGGCGGTGTTCGTCTCGTCAGAGCTGATGGCAGCGAGGAGCGGGGGCTTGGCCTCGATCAGCTCGTATCCATCCTCCACCACTCGACGGACGACAACCTGTCCATCCCTTACCTCGATCCGGGTCACATATCCGACATACCCGATCTCGAGCTCCTCGGCCAGAAAGGCCGGGACGGCCCGATCGGCCCAATCCCCCGACTCGCAGCCGGTCAGGATCAGATCGTATGCGCCCGCCTTCCGGATCGTCTTCGCCAGCGCGTGGGCAATCCCTTGCTGATCAGAGCCGACAAGAAGCGGCTCATTGACCAGGATCGCCTCGTCGGCACCCATCGACAGCGCGCTTTTCAGCGCCGTCATAGCGGTTGTGCCGCCGATGCTGATCGCCGTCACCTTGGCGCCCTGCTTCTCCTTAAGCTGGATGGCCACCTCGAGGGCATTGGCGTCGTACGGACTGATGACCAGCGGATTGTTCCCCTGAACCTGCCGCTTGGTCCGGGAATCGATCATGAACTGGCTCATCGGAGTCTCAGGATCGATAATCTG
Above is a window of Candidatus Methylomirabilis lanthanidiphila DNA encoding:
- a CDS encoding protein fixA; electron transfer flavoprotein beta-subunit (Beta-ETF); this translates as MNIIVCIKQIIDPETPMSQFMIDSRTKRQVQGNNPLVISPYDANALEVAIQLKEKQGAKVTAISIGGTTAMTALKSALSMGADEAILVNEPLLVGSDQQGIAHALAKTIRKAGAYDLILTGCESGDWADRAVPAFLAEELEIGYVGYVTRIEVRDGQVVVRRVVEDGYELIEAKPPLLAAISSDETNTARYAKLRDIMAAAKKTIPVWKAADLGLDPERIGPGAVRVAITDVSIPVKESRCEMIEGNTPEEKAATLAARLRELKLI